From a single Parambassis ranga chromosome 2, fParRan2.1, whole genome shotgun sequence genomic region:
- the elk3 gene encoding ETS domain-containing protein Elk-3 isoform X1: MESSITLWQFLLQLLLDQSHKHLICWTSNDGEFKLLKSEEVAKLWGLRKNKTNMNYDKLSRALRYYYDKNIIKKVIGQKFVYKFVSFPEILKMDPAVVESGRCSEESGGATSEPEPEDEDVGERNQYLHSGLYSSFTISSLNHSLEHNRPIKTEPASDRHDDGSSVIRFVTNRGHSSVPSTPPPSSNDNSRLSPRQTRLSSCSSSPPQSPTYTLVRGRSQSIDTDDQEHSAQPLNLSSGQRVRERSQSTTTPERRGLTNSMPQKGRKPKGLDISASSFLLTGSDLVSINLNSPARPSGSLTPAFVTAQTPSGLLLAPSPLLSNIHFWSSLSPVGPLSPAQLQSHAPFFQFPALMNGPLPVPLPSVDAPSPLLLSSSAHKS, encoded by the exons ATGGAGAGCTCCATCACTCTCTGGCAGttcttgctgcagctgctgctcgaCCAAAGCCACAAGCATCTCATCTGTTGGACGTCCAACGATGGAGAGTTCAAGCTGCTCAAGTCAGAGGAAGTGGCCAAGCTGTGGGGGCTTCGCAAGAACAAGACCAACATGAATTATGACAAGCTAAGCCGAGCGCTGCGCTACTACTATGACAAA AACATTATCAAGAAGGTGATTGGACAAAAGTTTGTCTACAAGTTTGTGTCTTTCCCTGAGATTCTGAAGATGGACCCTGCAGTGGTGGAGTCGGGTCGTTGTAGTGAGGAAAGTGGGGGAGCAACATCGGAACCTGAGCCTGAAGACGAGGACGTGGGTGAGAGAAACCAGTACCTCCACTCTGGTCTGTACTCCTCCTTCACTATCAGCTCCCTGAACCACTCTTTAGAACACAATCGGCCAATCAAGACAGAGCCTGCATCCGACCGCCATGATGACGGCTCCTCCGTCATTAGGTTTGTAACCAACCGTGGCCACTCCTCCGTcccctccaccccacccccatCGTCGAATGATAACTCCAGGCTGTCCCCTCGGCAGACTCGCTTGTCCTcttgctcctcctctccacctcaaAGCCCCACCTACACACTGGTGAGGGGGCGGAGCCAGAGCATAGATACTGATGATCAGGAGCATAGCGCTCAACCTCTAAACTTGTCGTctggtcagagggtgagggagaggtCACAGAGCACAACAACTCCAGAGAGAAGGGGGCTGACCAATAGCATGCCTCAGAAAGGCAGGAAGCCCAAAGGACTGGACATTTctgcttcctccttcctccttacAGGAAGTGACCTTGTCTCCATCAACCTCAACAGCCCGGCAAGGCCTTCAGGCTCCCTGACCCCAGCCTTCGTCACGGCACAG ACTCCGTCTGGTCTGCTGCTTGCTCCCAGCCCTCTGCTCTCCAATATCCATTTCTGGTCCAGCCTTAGTCCAGTGGGACCCCTGAGCCCCGCCCAGCTGCAGAGCCACGCCCCCTTCTTCCAG TTCCCCGCACTGATGAATGGACCCCTGCCTGTCCCTTTACCCAGTGTGGacgctccctctcctctccttctctcctccagcGCCCACAAGTCTTGA
- the elk3 gene encoding ETS domain-containing protein Elk-3 isoform X2 — MESSITLWQFLLQLLLDQSHKHLICWTSNDGEFKLLKSEEVAKLWGLRKNKTNMNYDKLSRALRYYYDKNIIKKVIGQKFVYKFVSFPEILKMDPAVVESGRCSEESGGATSEPEPEDEDVGERNQYLHSGLYSSFTISSLNHSLEHNRPIKTEPASDRHDDGSSVIRFVTNRGHSSVPSTPPPSSNDNSRLSPRQTRLSSCSSSPPQSPTYTLVRGRSQSIDTDDQEHSAQPLNLSSGQRVRERSQSTTTPERRGLTNSMPQKGRKPKGLDISASSFLLTGSDLVSINLNSPARPSGSLTPAFVTAQFPALMNGPLPVPLPSVDAPSPLLLSSSAHKS, encoded by the exons ATGGAGAGCTCCATCACTCTCTGGCAGttcttgctgcagctgctgctcgaCCAAAGCCACAAGCATCTCATCTGTTGGACGTCCAACGATGGAGAGTTCAAGCTGCTCAAGTCAGAGGAAGTGGCCAAGCTGTGGGGGCTTCGCAAGAACAAGACCAACATGAATTATGACAAGCTAAGCCGAGCGCTGCGCTACTACTATGACAAA AACATTATCAAGAAGGTGATTGGACAAAAGTTTGTCTACAAGTTTGTGTCTTTCCCTGAGATTCTGAAGATGGACCCTGCAGTGGTGGAGTCGGGTCGTTGTAGTGAGGAAAGTGGGGGAGCAACATCGGAACCTGAGCCTGAAGACGAGGACGTGGGTGAGAGAAACCAGTACCTCCACTCTGGTCTGTACTCCTCCTTCACTATCAGCTCCCTGAACCACTCTTTAGAACACAATCGGCCAATCAAGACAGAGCCTGCATCCGACCGCCATGATGACGGCTCCTCCGTCATTAGGTTTGTAACCAACCGTGGCCACTCCTCCGTcccctccaccccacccccatCGTCGAATGATAACTCCAGGCTGTCCCCTCGGCAGACTCGCTTGTCCTcttgctcctcctctccacctcaaAGCCCCACCTACACACTGGTGAGGGGGCGGAGCCAGAGCATAGATACTGATGATCAGGAGCATAGCGCTCAACCTCTAAACTTGTCGTctggtcagagggtgagggagaggtCACAGAGCACAACAACTCCAGAGAGAAGGGGGCTGACCAATAGCATGCCTCAGAAAGGCAGGAAGCCCAAAGGACTGGACATTTctgcttcctccttcctccttacAGGAAGTGACCTTGTCTCCATCAACCTCAACAGCCCGGCAAGGCCTTCAGGCTCCCTGACCCCAGCCTTCGTCACGGCACAG TTCCCCGCACTGATGAATGGACCCCTGCCTGTCCCTTTACCCAGTGTGGacgctccctctcctctccttctctcctccagcGCCCACAAGTCTTGA